The Pseudomonadota bacterium genome segment TATATAAAAGCTCTACCTGGGTTGTCTTGCCGCTACCCTCTACCCCTTCAAATGTTATAAGCATGTGTTTCCTTTACAAAAGCTTACCGCAAGCCCTCTAAATAGAATGGTTTAAGCAGTTCAAACAGCTTGAATGATTTAGATGATTTATTTAACCCTTTCCATATATTGCCCACTTCTCGTATCTATCTTTACAACATCGCCTTCTTCCACAAAAAGCGGGACCTGGATGGTATAACCGGTTTCAAGCAACGCAGGTTTTGTTGCATTCTGCGCAGTATCCCCTTTGGCTCCCGGTTCTGTACTGGTTATCAAAAGGCTCACAAAGTTCTGAATCTCAACACCGATTGTTCTGCCTTGATATATCAGGACTTCAATGACCAGCCCCTCTTTGAGATAATTCTTCGCATCACCCAGTTGTTCCTCATCAATATATAATTGGTCATAGGTGTTAGTATCCATAAAATAGTATTTGTCGCCCTCTTTATACAGGAACTGCATATCCTTTTCTTCAAGTTCAGGCAACTCTACCTTATCTCCGGAACGGAAAGTCCTGTCAAGCACATTACCACTAACAAGGCTTTTTATCCGTGTTCTGACAAAAGCCCCTCCCTTGCCAGGCTTTACATGCTGAAACTCAACTATGACAAACGGCTCATTGTCCATAAGAATTCTTAATCCTTTTCTAAACTCTGCAGTTGAAACTATCATTCTATCCTCCCGTTAATGCAGTGAATAGTAGTTGGTAAATAAATATACATGTTCACTACTCACTAAATACTGATTTGCAGCATTTCCTTCCTGATATTTGTCAGTACCTTTGCTCCGTCATTTGTAATAAGCAGCATATCCTCCAGCCTGACACCGCCGAGTGTAGGCAAATAAATACCCGGCTCGATTGTAATCACCATGTTTTCTTCCAGTATCCCCTCTCCTGTGCTATTAATGGATGGGGCTTCATGAACAGCTATTCCCACACCATGTCCCACTCCGTGCCCGAAAAATCCTCCATATCCAGCATTATCTATAAAGCCCCTGACAATCATATCCAGTTCTTTTACGGACATTCCGGCTTTAGCTTTTTCAAGGGCAAGTTCCCGTGCATCATTTACTATCTTAAAAATCTCCTTAATTTTTCCATTAACTTCTCCTACGGATACCGTGCATGTCTCGTCGCTGCAATAACCATCTACACGTGAGCCAAAATCTATGATAATCGTTTCCCCATCCTTTATCTTCCTGTTTGTCGGAACAGCATGGGGAAGTGCCGCTCTCGGACCTGAAGCCACGATAGTATCAAAAGACGGGCAATCTGCTCCCATGCGCCTCATCGTGTATTCAAGTTCATCGGCAATTTCTTTTTCGGTTTTGTCCGGACAAATCTTTTCAAAAACTTCTACAAATGCATTCGTTGCAATATCAATGGCTTTCCTGATCGCATCAATTTCGCCAGAGTCTTTACATTTTCTTATTTCCTCGATTTCATTTTCCAGAGGAATAAACTCGGTACTTTGTACGGTATCTTTCCATGTATCATACATCTTATATGAAGTATGAAAGCTATCGAATCCCATACGTTTTATCACATATTGATCGCATATCTCTGAAAGTACGTTCTTCTTGCTCGTTAGCTCTACTATTCTTACATCCTTTGTTACTTCCTTTGCATAGGTAATGTACCTGAAATCCGTGATAAGCAACACATCGCCTTTCGTAATAACAAGAGTACCTTCAGAACCCTTAAACCCGGTAAGGTAAAATATATTGTCCATGCCTCTTATGATGCATGCATCTAAGCCTTCTTCGTGAATGATATTATTAATTTTTTCAATCCTGTTCTCTCTCATAACATAATTTACCAGAGCTTCTTTTTTAATATTCTCTTAAATCCCGGCAGGCTGTTACGCTCTTTAAACTCCCTTTTTAATGCAACGATGCGCTTTTTGTAAAAATCGTTTTCAGGCTCTCTTTTTGAAAGCCTTTCATATAACTCTATCGCTTTTTCAATATAACCCTGCTCAAGGTAAATATCCGCAAGGGTGGGAGATAATATCTTACTTTTGTTATCTATATCCATATGGGATAGTTAAATGAATCTCCTTATAAAAATCAAGCTAAATCGTATGCTTCATCACTGACGGTTTGTATCTCCTGAAAAACTTTCAGTTACAAGCCGCTACGGATTAAGAACTTCAATGCCATAAAATACATTAAATAAGGTGCTCGATATTGTCAGACGCCTGATACCTGTCCGGGCGATTATCTCTTTTCCTGTTTCAATTGCTTCTTTCCTTATGTTCAACGCATCATATTTATTAAGGACAATCATACACTTTTCAATATCAATACCTTTTAGAAGGGCGTCTTTGTCAAAGAGCCGCAGAAAAACATCCCGGGTAATCAGGGCATCATTGATTATCCCGGTTGCTTCACAAAAAAGCTTCCATCTGAATACTTTTTCATTAACCCTTCCGTAAAGTCCATCGAGTCCGCATATAACAATAACCTTTTCACAAAAAGGAGGTATGACAGGCTCATAGCTCGCCGGAAATTTAAGCGGCATGCTCTTCGCTCCATCTGCTTCAATAAGAACAACATCGTATATGCTGCCGAGCATCTCAATATCTTCAAAACTTACTGCAGTAAGTTTTCCCTTTTCGTTGTTCCTACCGACTCTGATAAAAGGACTACCTGCTTGAACATCAGGACCTTCGTCAAGTAAAAGATAAGGCTCTTTTACAAAAATCTTTGTTGTCGTTGTAATTGCTACAGTCCGGCCCAGTTTAAGAAATTCTCCGGCCAAATGCTCCATAAGGCTCGTTTTGCCTCCGGAACCGGTAAGGGCAATGTATTTATACGCCGATACAGCTTTTATGAAATCAATTTTTCGAAATTTCCACATTAAGATGGAAAACAAGGGGTAATCATTAATGTGTGTACATTTAAGATTACCCCGACATCATCAGTCTTTATTCATCTGTTTCAAATCATTTCCTTTGTGCATAGATCCTTTATCGGTTGAAGAAGCAGGACCTACCCATACTTCGACTTCGGCGTTGAAACTGTCTTTTACCATCTTTATGCTGCATGTTTTATCATCTTTCACAAAGTTCAGCGTTACATCTTTGAACTTGAAACTATTAACAAACTTCCAGCCGTTTTTAATCATATTTACCTTGAAATAATTTTCAAGTGATTGAAGCTCAACATTGCCGTTCAGATACATCACCCCTACTCTCAGATTAGCAGTTTCATAAATAAAGCTCTTTTCTCTTACAAAATTGAGTTCTTTCGGCAGAGGAATATCAGGAAACCCGTAAAAAGTCTGGTTTAAAGCATTTTGTCCGGATTGCGGAGTTTCATCTTTAACCGGTTTCTGAAAAAGTGTACACCCTGAGAAAACCAGCAATATTATGCAAAATGATAAGACAATCTTTCTCATATACTCCCTCCTTGGTTTTTTCTTTCAAGATAAGCATAGGCACTGTGGTTATGGATACTCTCAAAATTTTCCGCTTCAATGGAAAACCATGTAAAGTTCCCATCGTTCTCCAATAGTTGGGCAACACCCCTTACAACATCCTCCACAAATTTAGGATTGGCAAAGGCCCTTTCCGTTACATATTTCTCATCTTCCCTTTTGAGTATCGTATATATATCGCTGCTTGCGCATCTCTCAACAATACTTATCAAATCCTCCAGCCAGAAAAATTTTCTGAACTTTACTTCCGCCTTTACAATGCCCCTCTGGTTATGAGCTCCATATTCGCTTATTTCCTGTGAACAGGGGCAGAGCGTATTAACCGGAACCGAGGCTGAAACAATAAACTCCTTCATCTCGCCTGAACCGTTCATGTGTCCGACAAAACCACATTGATATTCAAGATAACCCTGAGTCTTTGAAACAGGCGCCTCTTTTTTAACAAAATAAGGAAATTTCACTACAAGATGTGCTGCTTCTGCATTCAGCCGGTCTTTCATCTCCTTTAATATACCGGGAAAATTTTTCATATTTATCATACTTTTATTTTCGTGCAGGATTTCAACAAACCTGCTCATGTGTGTACCTTTATAATTATGCGGAAGATTGACATACATGTCTATTGTAGCAATCGTATGCTGAAAACCGTTTGTCTTGTCAAGTACTACAATCGGGTATTTTACATTCTTTACACCGACTTTATCGATTTCGATCTGACGGAAATCGTACATATTCTGGACATCTATCATTTCATCTTTATTCAGAGTACGCTGCATATGTCTTCTCCGATTCCCACACTCTTACTTCTTTTAATGTTATATCTTTTTTCTTAAGCATTGTTTTTAATTCATTAAATATATACATTGATAAATACTCGGAAGAACCCGATCTCTCCACAAAAAAAGGTATTTCATTTATATACTTATGGTCAAGGGTATCCAGGATGCGTTTGAGGTGATTTTTCAGGATTTTAAAATCTACAAGCATCCCGCCTTTACCAAGATGTTCTCCCGCAAACAGCGCCTCAACCAGAAAATTATGACCATGCAACGCTTCACATTTCCCGTTGTAGTCTTTTATATTGTGAGCTGCAGAAAAAGTATCCTTCACGCAAAGGGTAAACATGGAGATAATTTATATTTTGAGATCTTTCTTGTCAATAAAAACCGATAAAGCAGCGCCCTGCAACTTCCGTTGCAGGGCGTTAATTACAAAACCTCATTTAAAAGATAATAGATGCCGAAGCAAGGCTTCAGCAATTCTTCCGATTAAGACTGTTTTGCTTTTTTTACCGCTTTCCTGATTATTAAGTATCCGTTAGTCGGTCCCGGAACAGCGCCTTCAATCATGAGAACATTCGTATCGCCCCTTACTTCCACGATCTTAAGGTTTTGAACAGTAACCTTTCTGTTTCCCATGTGCCCAGGCATTTTCATGCCCCTCATAGTTCTGCCAGGGGTCATGTTCTGTCCGATAGAGCCACCATGCCTGAAGTATTCATGTGTACCATGAGAAGCTGGTGCGCCGGCAAAACCATGTCTTTTCATTACACCTGCAAAACCTTTTCCTTTCGATGTCCCCGTAATATCCACATAATCACCATTTTCAAACATATCAACCATGATTTGCGAACCAGGATCGTTTGTTTCGCTCTCTTCCGCATTTATCCTGAATTCTCTGATAAACGACATGGGAGATACGTTAGCCTTGCCGAAATGACCTTTCAGAGGCTTTTTAACAAGCTTTTCCTTTTTAATTTCATCGAAGCCAACCTGAAGGGCATTATATCCTTCCTTATCTTCTGTCTTCTTCTGAATTATTACGCATGGTCCTGCTTTAATAACCGTGACAGGTACTACGCTGCCATCTTCAAGGAACATCTGCGACATTCCAATTTTTTTTCCGAGAAGTCCAATTCCCATATATACACCTCCAAAAATGCCTAAAAATATAGTAAATAACAGTCACAAAGTCAAGGCAAATATAAGATTTTATCCGCTAAACTTGCCCTTAATATCAATGATGTCCGGCGATATTGAAAAAAATCCAACCGGATAATGGTCAAACATTATACTGCCATTAATCCTAATCTCATTCAATGCTTCTTTATCTGGCCCGTATATTTTTATATGGACGCTCTGATGTAAGGCTGTTAAAAATATATCCGGGATTATTTTCCGGTATTTCCAATTAATTTTCAAATAAAACCCCGCTTTGCATGCGGGGCTCTTCACTTACTATATTGACGATGTTTATAAAACAGAAGGAATTATCCTGTTTTTTTGTTTTTTTCCATTGCAGCCTTTATGAGTTCCCCAAGACTGCCGAGGCTGCTGTCGGTTTTTTCATCTTTTACGATCTTGTCCCTGTATTTGTTAAGCTCTTCCTGCTCTAATTTCTCCGACACACCGCTTCTACTCAGTGTTATCCTGTTACGTGCACTATTTACTTCTTTTACAATCACCTGCATGGCTGTTCCAACAGGAAACATTTTGTTATGATTACTTCCGCGAGGAGTTCCCATCTCCGAGTTTGGTATAAAACCTGTCGCCCCATCGAGCAGTCTTACGATCACACCTGACGGCAGAGCCTTTTCAACTACACTGTCAAGTATATCGCTTACTTGAGGCATGTCAACGTTTTCACGTTTCAGCCTTGACTCCATTGAAAGTGATATTCTTTTATTCTTCGGATCAACATCATGTACATAAACATCCACAACCTGACCCTCTTCAACAACTTCTTTGGGATGTTTAATCCGCCTTCCTGCTCCAAGCCTCGAGATATGAATTAACCCATCTATCCCCGGTTCAAGATTCACAAAAGCACCGAAAGGCGTTAGCCGCACAATTGTACCATGAACCTGACTATCAACAGGATATTTCTCCGCTACACTTAAAAAAGGGTCCAACTGAGTCGCCTTCAGGCTTAAGGTAAGCCGGTTTTTTCCCCAGTCAATGCCTATGATTTTTACTGTTACTTTCTGTCCAACAGACAGCACATCTTCAGTGTTCTCGGTTCTGCCCCATCCGATCTCGCTTAACGGAATAAGCCCATCAATACCGCCAAGATCGATAAAAGCACCGAATTTTAGGATAGAGCGGATTGTTCCTTCAACTTCCATTCCTACTTCAAGTGTCTGCCTAACCTTTTCAAGTTCAATCTCCCGCTCTTCTTCTAAAAGGGCTCTTCTTGAAAGTATGATATTGCGGCCATCCTCTCCGTACTCTACAACTTTAAAAGAAAAAACCTGTCCAAGATAAGCTTCTTTTTCTCGGCTTCCCTTCAGATCCATTTGAGAGAAAGGGCAAAAACATCGTGCCTTTCCGATATGTACCTCAAAACCTCCCTTTAACTCACCGGTTACTTTTCCGCTTACAGGCAAATTGGCATCATATGCGTCGTGGATACCACCAAGATTGAGGATAGAAAGACCGTGCTTCATGGTTGTAAGCCTTTTCACACCGTTTTGAAAAGACGCAAAAAAAGCTTCGATCTCATCGCCTATTTGGATTGAATAATTCCCTTTTTCATCTTTGAACTCTTTCAGATCTATGGCGCCTTCGCTTTTCCCGTCCATATCAACATAAACAAAATCCCCCGAAATACTTACTACCTTCGATACAACCTTTTGACCGGGATCAAGACGTCCGGGAAGCTTGCTGGTTTTTTCAAATAACAAGGCAAAACTCTCTTCCTCTTCAGTATTCTCGATTGTATCCCCCTCTTTCTGAGGGTTCATTTCAATTTTTTCTTCCGACATAATCTTTACCTCTTTGTCAATCAATTGGCATCATTGCGTTTTTTGATTTCAGACTATTTGTGGTGTGTCATCATCATGATACAGACCAATATTATACCTTTTATTTCTTGTTATGTCCATCATCCTGTTAACCCTTGGTAAAATATTTCCAACTTTTTTAGTTTTACACCTGCTCGCAAAGCAAATAAAAACGCATATAAAAAAGCTATTAAATAGAAGCATGTGCAGACCATGTAAATTCGTCTATTGTAACATACTAATAATATTGTCATTTATTTTAGAGTTTCTCAATAAGAAGTCAGGTGCCGGGAGGTCCTGTTTCTTTGATTAACACTGTATATATTGGGTTTTTCACTTGCCTAATCAGTAATCAATTTAGTTATAATGTTTGGTATATCATCAGGTTGCAATCTGATTTCTACAACTTATAAACATGTTTTTCACATTTATTGTTGATAACTTAAGCAACTCATTAGATTTAATGAAGTTTGATGATTCATTAAATGTAAATGCAGTCATTGTGTGTTTTTTAATGGTGTTTGAATTTTATCTTTGAACCAACTCTGATATTACATTGATCAGCCTTTCCTGCATTAATTTCCAGCACATACATGGCCGGCGACCATGAGGTTACGGTCTTCTCATCAAGAGGTTTTGCGGATCGATATATGCCGGTCACCTCAAGTTTTGAATTTATAAACACCATATCGAGAGTTATATAAGTATTTTTCATCCAGAAAAACTGCACGCTGTCTTCTTTGAAAACAAACAACATACCTGCATCAGGGGCAAGTGATTTTCTATACATTAAGCCGCTTTCATGTTCTTCGGGCGTTACGGCAAGTTCAGCCCTGACACTGCATAGTCTTTGCATTCCTTTGGTATAAAAGGTGATAGTCCTATCGTCTGCCGATACGTAATTACACAAAAAAAATATTTCGAAAAAACCAAAAAAAATAAGGCTTATTATTGTTCTGTTGCTTGAACAACCCGGTACTTTATATACAATCCTGAACACTGTCTGCCTGTTATTACCTTTTTGCATACTTATGTTTCAATACCTCAACAACTCCAGGCATTATCGATATGATAATGATAGCAAGTATCACGAGACTGAAATTATTTCTCACAATGGCCAAATTGCCGAAATAATAACCTGCGAAAACACAAATGGCTATCCAGGCAATACCGCCTATGACATTGTAACTTATGAATTTCCAGTATGTCATATTGCCTATTCCTGCAACAAAAGGCGCAAAGGTTCTGATAATCGGAATAAATCTTGCTATGATGATTGTTTTACCACCGTACTTTTCGTAGAATTGATGCGTACGGTCAAGATATTCTTTTTTAAGAAAACGCACATGTTCCTTATGAAAAATCTTTGGCCCGATAAAATGACCTATCCAGTAGTTTACGGTATCTCCTCCAACTGCAGAAGCAGAACAAAGAAGGAACAGCCATAGCACATCCAGCGAGCCGATGGCGGCAAACGTTCCGGCAGCAAACAAAAGAGAATCTCCCGGCAATAATGGGGCAACTACCAATCCGGTTTCACAAAAAATTATAATGAAAAGGATCAGATATGTCCAAAGACCGTAATCTTTTATAATAGCACCAAGATGCACATCAATATGTAAAATAAATTCCACTATGTACTTAATCAATTCCATATGAGTTCCCTTTTTTATTTTCCAGATTCAATACTGTAAAATGGCTTCCAATATTAAAATTCCATAATCCAGGCATTAAGGTTTAATATCGCCTGTATACTACAATGATAACGGTCTGGAGTCAACACAATGCCGTTCATCGCAGCAATTACTTTGCACAATCTGAAGTCCGAAGAAAATTGCTGTCCGGATTCTAAAGACGTTGACGGAAATCTTAGTTCTTGGTATAAATGTACTGCACTGCTTCAACAACATGCCTTTTACATGGAGGTCTGCCTGACAAAGTACGGAGAAAAGGTAACTCTCAAGACATATCTTGATATGGCATATTTCTCCCTTGCCATGTCTTTTGTAGAAGAATCGGCAAAGGCCTTTGGACTTGGCGCTCCCGAAGTGATAAAGCTTGGACTTGCCTGTGAAGAGATTTTTGTATATCTCTCCGAATCGGATCAAAAGAATAGTGCTATTGCCATAGAAGCAGAAAACGGCGTCTATTATACGGGCATAAGGTTCCTTTTCGATGGCAGGAATTTTGACCCCCATGCCTTTAATCTCACTGCAAAAATATCCCTTGATTCCGAGGCAGACCTGAAGCAGATGGGCCTTATCATTGCCGCAAGATCGGTTGAGAGACTCTATATACTCCATGACACCAGGGAAGGTTTCGGCGTAGGACTTATTAAGGAAAAATCATATCCCGGTGTTACAGAACACATAGACGTTCCCGTAAAGCCGCTCACTAATTACCACATTGCTTCACCTGACAGCGAGTCTCTTAAGTTATTCGTCCGTCATACTCTTTCACACTACCCGAGCCGCCTTTTTCCTGCTGGTTTCTTTTACCCCGGCAAAATAGCAGATATGGTCACAAGCGGCCGTTATCATGTCCTTGTTGCCTCTGATGGTCAGGAAATTGCAGCTGGCGGAATAGTATGGCAGATTGCAGGCGCCGGCATGATAGAAATTTACGGACCCTACCTCTTCAACCAGCCTGAGGAATTCCATATGGCAGAAGCCCTGGTTGATCATCTTCTCATGGCCGTTGCAAAAATAGATGCAGTCTGCCTGGTGGATGTATTTGCAACACCTGAATTGCCGAAGGGCTACTTCGAATTATTGGGATCGCTGGAATTCTTTCTGCCTGACGGTAAAAAGCAATCATGGCCTTTCTACTATCGCCATCATAAGGAGGATCCAGGTTCACAGGTATGGGCACACCCTGATCTTTTACCTTTTCTGGACGAAACATACAAACGCCTCTTTTTTGCCCGTAATATACTGCAAACAAATTACGAAGGAGAGAAACGCCCTCCCCATGCTGTGCTTTTCCCACGTTTTGACAGGTCTCAGAATCTCGTCAGGCTTCGCGCTGTTTGGGACGGCACAGACTTTTCGGATATCCTTAGCCGGCACATACAGATATTCAAGACTGAGGGCATACTTAACATCCTATTCGAGATCGATCTTGGGCATGCGTGGCAGGCAAACCTGGCTCCAGTCTTGATGGAGCATAACTTTGTACCGAAAATGATTCTTCCTTATGCCGGTGCAGGAGACATGGTCGTCTTCCAGTATGCAGGCGAAGTATAGACCATGTTTGATGTTCCGTTAAACAGTCTTGTCCCTGCATACATCAAGGAATTTGAACCCTATATTCCGAGTAAACCCGATCAGGAACTGATGAAGCTCTATGGTTGCGACCATCTGTATCGCCTGAACAATAATGAAAATCCCTTGGGGCCGCCGGCTGCTTCTCAGGATATTATCAGGCGTTTCTGGCCTCCCAAGTCCGGTCTTTATCCCAGCGGCGATTCTTATTATATGCGGATGAAGCTTGCGGAAAAATATAACCTTAATCCTGATCAGTTTCTCTTCGGCAATGGGGCTAACGAAGTCATTGCTTTTGTCATCAAAGCCTTCTGCCAGGAAGGCGATAATATTATA includes the following:
- the efp gene encoding elongation factor P → MIVSTAEFRKGLRILMDNEPFVIVEFQHVKPGKGGAFVRTRIKSLVSGNVLDRTFRSGDKVELPELEEKDMQFLYKEGDKYYFMDTNTYDQLYIDEEQLGDAKNYLKEGLVIEVLIYQGRTIGVEIQNFVSLLITSTEPGAKGDTAQNATKPALLETGYTIQVPLFVEEGDVVKIDTRSGQYMERVK
- a CDS encoding Xaa-Pro peptidase family protein; the protein is MRENRIEKINNIIHEEGLDACIIRGMDNIFYLTGFKGSEGTLVITKGDVLLITDFRYITYAKEVTKDVRIVELTSKKNVLSEICDQYVIKRMGFDSFHTSYKMYDTWKDTVQSTEFIPLENEIEEIRKCKDSGEIDAIRKAIDIATNAFVEVFEKICPDKTEKEIADELEYTMRRMGADCPSFDTIVASGPRAALPHAVPTNRKIKDGETIIIDFGSRVDGYCSDETCTVSVGEVNGKIKEIFKIVNDARELALEKAKAGMSVKELDMIVRGFIDNAGYGGFFGHGVGHGVGIAVHEAPSINSTGEGILEENMVITIEPGIYLPTLGGVRLEDMLLITNDGAKVLTNIRKEMLQISI
- the yqeC gene encoding selenium cofactor biosynthesis protein YqeC, giving the protein MWKFRKIDFIKAVSAYKYIALTGSGGKTSLMEHLAGEFLKLGRTVAITTTTKIFVKEPYLLLDEGPDVQAGSPFIRVGRNNEKGKLTAVSFEDIEMLGSIYDVVLIEADGAKSMPLKFPASYEPVIPPFCEKVIVICGLDGLYGRVNEKVFRWKLFCEATGIINDALITRDVFLRLFDKDALLKGIDIEKCMIVLNKYDALNIRKEAIETGKEIIARTGIRRLTISSTLFNVFYGIEVLNP
- the folE2 gene encoding GTP cyclohydrolase FolE2; its protein translation is MQRTLNKDEMIDVQNMYDFRQIEIDKVGVKNVKYPIVVLDKTNGFQHTIATIDMYVNLPHNYKGTHMSRFVEILHENKSMINMKNFPGILKEMKDRLNAEAAHLVVKFPYFVKKEAPVSKTQGYLEYQCGFVGHMNGSGEMKEFIVSASVPVNTLCPCSQEISEYGAHNQRGIVKAEVKFRKFFWLEDLISIVERCASSDIYTILKREDEKYVTERAFANPKFVEDVVRGVAQLLENDGNFTWFSIEAENFESIHNHSAYAYLERKNQGGSI
- a CDS encoding 6-carboxytetrahydropterin synthase, which produces MKDTFSAAHNIKDYNGKCEALHGHNFLVEALFAGEHLGKGGMLVDFKILKNHLKRILDTLDHKYINEIPFFVERSGSSEYLSMYIFNELKTMLKKKDITLKEVRVWESEKTYAAYSE
- the rplC gene encoding 50S ribosomal protein L3 yields the protein MGIGLLGKKIGMSQMFLEDGSVVPVTVIKAGPCVIIQKKTEDKEGYNALQVGFDEIKKEKLVKKPLKGHFGKANVSPMSFIREFRINAEESETNDPGSQIMVDMFENGDYVDITGTSKGKGFAGVMKRHGFAGAPASHGTHEYFRHGGSIGQNMTPGRTMRGMKMPGHMGNRKVTVQNLKIVEVRGDTNVLMIEGAVPGPTNGYLIIRKAVKKAKQS
- a CDS encoding S1 RNA-binding domain-containing protein gives rise to the protein MSEEKIEMNPQKEGDTIENTEEEESFALLFEKTSKLPGRLDPGQKVVSKVVSISGDFVYVDMDGKSEGAIDLKEFKDEKGNYSIQIGDEIEAFFASFQNGVKRLTTMKHGLSILNLGGIHDAYDANLPVSGKVTGELKGGFEVHIGKARCFCPFSQMDLKGSREKEAYLGQVFSFKVVEYGEDGRNIILSRRALLEEEREIELEKVRQTLEVGMEVEGTIRSILKFGAFIDLGGIDGLIPLSEIGWGRTENTEDVLSVGQKVTVKIIGIDWGKNRLTLSLKATQLDPFLSVAEKYPVDSQVHGTIVRLTPFGAFVNLEPGIDGLIHISRLGAGRRIKHPKEVVEEGQVVDVYVHDVDPKNKRISLSMESRLKRENVDMPQVSDILDSVVEKALPSGVIVRLLDGATGFIPNSEMGTPRGSNHNKMFPVGTAMQVIVKEVNSARNRITLSRSGVSEKLEQEELNKYRDKIVKDEKTDSSLGSLGELIKAAMEKNKKTG
- a CDS encoding DUF192 domain-containing protein, which encodes MQKGNNRQTVFRIVYKVPGCSSNRTIISLIFFGFFEIFFLCNYVSADDRTITFYTKGMQRLCSVRAELAVTPEEHESGLMYRKSLAPDAGMLFVFKEDSVQFFWMKNTYITLDMVFINSKLEVTGIYRSAKPLDEKTVTSWSPAMYVLEINAGKADQCNIRVGSKIKFKHH
- a CDS encoding DedA family protein; translation: MELIKYIVEFILHIDVHLGAIIKDYGLWTYLILFIIIFCETGLVVAPLLPGDSLLFAAGTFAAIGSLDVLWLFLLCSASAVGGDTVNYWIGHFIGPKIFHKEHVRFLKKEYLDRTHQFYEKYGGKTIIIARFIPIIRTFAPFVAGIGNMTYWKFISYNVIGGIAWIAICVFAGYYFGNLAIVRNNFSLVILAIIIISIMPGVVEVLKHKYAKR